AAAGGATAGGTGAATTCATAGAATTAAAATACGCCAATGAACTGGAAAATTATTATGAAGTTTTATGTATACATTTTGAAAAAGCAGGCCTCAGAAAAAAAACAGAGGAATACTATTATAAAACTGCTTTGAAACATAAAAATAATTTTAATTTCAGCAGTGCACTGGAATATTTTAATAAATACCTTGAAATAGCCGGAGTTAATAATATTAATAATAGAATAGAATCCAATTCTAAAGAAGTCCATGCTTTTATAAATATAGGGTACATATATACTATAATAGCTGATTATGACAGAGCATTAGAAAATTTAAACAAAGCTCTAAAAATTGCTACCTTATCAGATGATATTTACACAATAAAACTTATGATACTGGATATTTATAAGGAAAAGGGCCTGTATAACGATGCTCTTGGTATAATAAGCGAAATCCAAACCAGGATAAGGCCTAATAACAGCATCTACGGCCAATTATTACAGCAAAAATGTACTATTTTACGCATGCAGGGCGACCCTAAAGCTTTACAAGTAGCAGAGGAATCCGAACAGGTCCTGCTAAAAACCAAAGATTACGATAACCTTTCCGAGACAATGCGGCAAGCAGCCTATATGTACTATGCAAAAGGTGATGTAGACAATTCGCTTTTTTACCTGAATAAAGCATACGGTTATGCGGAGAGGGTAAATAATTTAAGAACAATGGCTAAAGTTTCCAGAAATTTGGGTATAATTTACCATTCGTCCGGGATGGTATCAAAGGCTTTGGAATATTATAGCAAATCTATTGCTCTATCAGAAAAAATATCCGATGTACAAAACCTGGTTTCAGGTAATATAAGTTTGGGAATTTTGTTTATGGAGAAAGGCTCGTTTAATAAGGCTGAGTCATTATTTAATGGAGTGCTGGAAACCTCCAGAAAAGTATCTCTAATATATGATTTTTGTCTGGCTTTATTAAATCTGGGAGATTTAATGTATGAAAGGGGAGAATATGCAGATGCTTTTGAAAAATATGGCCAATCACTTGAAATAGCAAAAAAGCACAGCCTGCCGAGTGAAGAAGGTATCAATTATATAGGCCTTGTAAGGCTTCATTTAAAGAATAAGTCTTATGAAGGCATTACCGAAATGCTGGAAAAGGCTTACAAAATTTTTACTGATTGCAATGAAATATCATATATGAGTGATTATTTTAAATACAAAGGCGTATATGAGCTTATAAATAATAACCTGGTGGGTGCCCTGGATTATTGTGAGAAATCTATTTATACTGCGGAACAAGCAAAGAATGATATGAAAAGATTAAGGTCAATGCGATTCAAAGGTATTATACTAATGCTGATGGGAGAATATGAGAATGCCCTGGATTTATATAATAAATCCATAAATCTTGCCGAACAGCTGGAATCCGATTACGAAGCAGCTAAAGGATACTATAGAAAATCAATTGTACTATCACGTTTAAATATTAATAAAGAAGCTGAGGAATCTTTACTAAAGGCAAAAGAAGCTATAAGGAAAGTTGACCAATGCAGATGGACAGAAACTATAAAAAAGTGCCACTTTTAGGCTCTTTATCCAACTTTCACAATCATTGCGTAAGTTCAGTAATAACTATTGTTGCACAAATTTACAAAAAAGTAATATTATGACCTTATTTTATAAAGAAAATCCTACCGCTATGGATACAATTTAATATTAAAATAATATTGCATCATAAGATATCATACATAATAATTTAGTAAACGATATCACTCTAGTATTTGGGGGAAGCTTCTTCCAATATTTCGGCAAGAGTTGCCTCCATGCATCTCTTTTTCGCTTCAAAATCCATATTCCCAATATAATGTTTCTCTATCCTGTCGTGTACGGCTTTTGCCATTTTAATGGTTTCCACAGCTTTTTGTAAGAGAAAATTAAATTGTGACATGTTAAACTCTAAAACATCCGAATATTTTTCAAGAACAAGTTTATCTAAAAACTGATTAAGGTTAATTTCTGAAAATTTTTCCACGTTAACATCATGGTAATCATTAACCGTCGTAAAGGAAACATCTGCCTCCGGAATAAGCAAATGTTCAATTTTCTGAGGATGCAGCGCACAATAATACGACTCGGTATAAAATCCTCTTTCTAAAGCTGCATGTCTTATCTTCTCCAAGAGTTTTTCAGTGCCGGTACCCGGATAACCTTTTACAGCATATATCCTTTTGGTAGTCAGTACTGTATCAAGGTAATTCTTTACACCATCAGGCGTTATGGCGCTTGCAAACAAGTGCCTTTGTTTTCCTTCTTTGTCTGTTATGTCATTACCCGCAAATATTTCATCACTCCAGCGTTTGGCAAGAATATTGACCTGAGCGGCATCCATGGCCCACCCGTATATAACGGCGTTATCCTCATAAAAGCAGGCTGCTGCCTTTATGTACCTGTAAGCCCTGTCAAATAATCTTCTTACCTCCATGTTGTCCTTGAGTATAGCTTCCCTGTTTTCCCTTATACCTTTATAGTCCCAGAAATCCCCTAGGTGGATAATTTCGTCAACAGCTCCCGGATTTTTAGGATCCACAATATGAGGTGCCGTACCATCAACTAATGCCACCTTTAATGCTGGTATTACTACTCCGTCAAGGCTGTTGTTGTCACTTGAGCAGTGCATGAACTCCACATCATAACCCCTGTTTACCATCTCCATTCCTATACTTCTCATAAAAGTTGATTTTCCTACTCCAGGACCGCCTTTTAGTACAAATATTCTTGAAGCTTCCTCCTGCCCCAGTATATAATCATAATAACTGTAAAATCCCTGCGAGGTGTTTCCACCCGGAAAAACCCTTTTAATATGGCCTTTAACCACGTTGATTCCTCCTCTGATCTCAATTTTTACTATACTTACATAAGACTTTTATTATCCTCCATAATTAATAATGACTATCTAAATAAACTAATAACAGTATATGCAAAGGCTCAATATGTGTGAGTACCACCTGACGTAATATATTATTTACCTGTACTATATGCGATCAGTACTGCATACCTGGGTTTAGTTGCAAAACCCTTTTGTGTTCTTTTTATTTATGATAGAATATTTAAAAGGCAAATAAATAACTCTTTCAAAATTGGCAAAATTGAGGTGAAATATGTTTGGTAATTTACAAAATGCTGAATACAGGTATGAAGAAATAAACCACAAATTAAGTGATCCATCAATTATAAACAATCATGAAGAATACAGGAAGTTGTTAAAAGAACACTCTGATTTGGAACCCATTGTATTTAAGTACAGGGAATATAAAAAGGTAAACAAGGATATCAGTGAAGCAAAAGAGCTACTTAGGCAAAAGCTCGACAAAGATTTTCACGATATGGTTTTATCTGAGCTTGAAGAAGCCCAGTTGAAACTGGAGCAAATAGAAATGGAGCTTAAAATACTCCTTCTCCCTAAAGACCCTAATGATGAAAGAAGCGTTATTATGGAAATAAGGGCAGGAGCTGGAGGAGAAGAAGCTGCTTTATTTGCCGGGGTGCTTTTCAGGATGTATTCACGTTATGCAGAACGAAATCACTGGAAAATAGAAGTTTTAGATTCCAATCCTACTGAATTGGGCGGCTTCAAAGAAATTGTATTTTCCATAGAAGCTAAAGGCGCATTCAGCAGGCTAAAATACGAAAGTGGTGTCCACAGGGTCCAAAGAGTGCCTACCACAGAATCAAGCGGCCGAATTCATACTTCCACTGTCACTGTAGCTGTATTGCCTGAGGTTGATGAAGTAGAAGTAGATATTAATCCTGCAGATCTCGAAATTGATACCTTTAGGGCAGGAGGAGCCGGAGGTCAGCACATAAATAAAACAGATTCCGCAATAAGAATTACCCATAAGCCTACAGGTATAGTGGTTACTTGCCAGGATGAACGCTCCCAGCACAAAAACAAAGAAAAAGCCATGAAGGTTTTAAGGTCTAAACTTTACAAAATTGCGCAACTTGAACAAGAAGCCGAGGTTGCCCAGGCCAGGAAAAGCCAGGTTGGTACCGGCGAGAGAAGTGAAAGGGTACGTACTTACAATTACCCTCAAGGGAGGGTTACCGACCACAGGATAGGTTTGACCCTTTATAGGCTTGAAGAAATCCTAGATGGGGATCTTGAGGAAATTATTGATGCCCTCATTACAACCGACCAAGCAAAAAAATTAGCTGAGGGTGTTTTGAATGAAGAATAAATGAACATTATATCCGCAAATCATGAATATAAATATAAATAGTATAATAATTATCATTTAGAGATCATTTATGTTGGTTGCAGGGTAATGAATAGCGGTGTAACATATATGGCCTATTTAGCAAAAATAACCTTATTTGGCCTTATATCAGGAATAACAGGTACAGGTATTGGTGCTTTAATGGCCTTGGCTATTAATAGGATAAACAATCGTCTACTCAGTTTCATTTTAGAGTTTTCAGGAGGGTTGATGACTGCCGTAGTCTGTTTTGAGCTTATACCTGAAGCGCTTGAACTTAGCGGCACTATTACTACTTTTACAGGTATATTTTCAGGAATAATAGCCATTATGCTGATTGAAAATTATATAAAACAATCGGACTTTTTTAAGAAAAGCAGAGGTAATAGCAATCTTTTAAAAACCGGTGTCCTTATGGCAATAGGAATTGCTCTGCACAACTTTCCTGAAGGATTTGCCGTAGGTTCCGGATTTCAGGCTTCGTTAAGGCTTGGAGCTACTGTTACCCTGGTTATCGTGATACATGATATTCCTGAGGGAATTGCCATGGCTTTACCCATGCGGTCAGGAGGTTTTACCAAAGCCAGGACTTTTTTTTATACTTTGCTATCGGGAATTCCTATGGGTATAGGCGCACTTCTAGGAGCCCTTCTGGGTGGAATATCAACGGATTTTATAGCAGCCTGCCTTGGTTTTGCAGCAGGAGCAATGCTTTATATTGTTTTTGTGGAATTGGTGCCTGAATCAAAAAAAATTTACCTTGGTCGACTATCTTCTATTGGTAACGTATTGGGTATAGTTTGTGGTATAATGATATCAATTTATAATTAACCATTTCCGGAATATAATGGGTCATGGGAAAATGCGCCCGAAAAAAATAGTGCAATACACTTTTCAATGTATTATACTTAGTATAGGATATCGTATAGGATATCTTATTGTGAGTTATCAATAATAAGGAGAGCGTGTGCAGAGTTGAAGACCGAAGTAGTAAAAATAGATGTAAACAACATTGAAAAGGACAAGCTTATTTACGCTGCCGAAATTATTAAAAATGGCGGTTTGGTTGCTTTCCCTACAGAAACGGTATATGGCCTTGGAGCAAACGCATTAAACAGCGAAGCTGTAAAAAAAATTTTTAAGGCCAAAGGAAGACCTTTAGATAATCCTCTTATTGTCCATATTGCTGATATTAAATCAATTGATAAACTTGTTGTTGAAATGCCTTGTGGAGTCCAAAAACTGATTGATAAATTTTGGCCCGGTCCTCTTACCCTCGTTTTCAAGAAATCCCCGGTAATTCCGGATGAAATAACTGCAGGACTTGATACTATTGCAATAAGGATGCCCTCACACCCCATCGCGCTGGCACTGATAAAGGAAGCAGGGCTTCCCATAGCTGCACCCAGTGCAAATTCTTCAGGTAGACCGAGCCCAACATTAGCAAGCCATGTATTAGAAGATTTGTCGGGGAAAATCAATTTAATAATTGACGGTGGTTCTACACATGTGGGCCTTGAATCAACAGTATTGGACACAACGTCTTTTCCCCCCTCAATATTGAGGCCCGGAGGGGTAACATTAGAACAGTTGCGTGAAGTGCTGGGTGAAGTAGAACTGGATCCGGATCTTGTTTCAAAAGAAAACCTTATTTCTGAAGGAAATAACAATAATGCAACCCCAAAGTCCCCGGGAGTAAAATATAAACATTATTCTCCTAAGGCAAAACTGGTAATTGTGGAAGGCGAACTTGATAAAGTCGTTAATAAGATAAATAAATTAATTATTGGTTATGAAAAAGAAGGGATACGGGTTGGTGTTCTCGCCACAGATCAAACCAAAAATTTTTACCGAAGTCCTGTAGTTATATCCATGGGCGACAGGAACCATCCGGATATAATTGCATCAAACCTATTCAACTGTTTTAGAGAGTTTGACCACTTGAATATACAGGTAATATTTGCAGAAGCTATAGATAAAACAGGAATAGGGCTGGCTGTTATGAATAGGATGAATAAAGCTGCAGGTTATAATATAATTAGATTATGAGCCTAGATTATAAGCCATAAGGGGTGTTGTTTTTGAAAAAAATACTATTTGTTTGCACAGGAAATACATGCAGGAGTATAATGGCAGAGGGTTTTTTTAATGAAGCCGTTGAAAATGATCCTCTCCTGTCAAAACACTTTACTGCTTCCTCTGCAGGAATAATGGCAATAAACGGCAACTCCGCTTCTCCAAATTCAATCCAATCTCTGAAAGAAGATTGGGGAATTGATATTAGCTCTCATAAAGCGAGGCTAATTAAGTATGAAGATATAAAGAATGCATATTTAGTATTAACTATGACTCGTAATCATAAGGATGCTATAACTCGTTTGTTCCCGGACATAAAACCCAGAGTATACACTTTAAAGGAATATGCCGAAGGGAAAAATACCAAAGAGTATTTCGGAAAAGATATAGCTGACGATTATGATTTTACTCTGGATATTCTTGACCCTTACGGTATGTCTATACAGGTTTATAGGCAGTGTGCCGGGGATATAAAAGAAGCTATAGATAAGCTAATTCAAAGGTTAAAACAGGAAATTGAGACATAAATAGCCTTATCAAAATGTTAATAGTTTTGTAACAAAACTACCTTTGACATAAGTGTGTAAAATGCTGTAAAATAAGATATTGGAAGGTGTAATTATGATTGCAATAGGAAGCGACCATGCAGGCTACGAATTAAAAAAGGAAATAATTGATTACCTTGTCCAAAAAGGTTATGAGGTAAAAGATTTTGGGACAAATTGTAAAGAAACTTCAGTTGACTACCCGGATTTCGGACTTGCTGTGGCCGAAGCTGTTAAAAATGGAGAATGTGAAAAAGGCATTGTTATTTGTGGGACAGGCATAGGAATTTCCATATCTGCCAATAAAGTCCCCGGTATCAGGGCTGCCCTTTGTACGGACAGTTATATGGCAAAAATGAGTAGAGAGCATAATAATGCCAATATACTCGCCTTAGGCAGTAGAGTACTTGGAGTAGGCCTTGCCCTAGATATTGTAGATACGTGGCTCAAAACAGAGTTTGTTAAAGATAGGCACAAGAGAAGAGTGGATAAGATTATTGAAATTGAAAAAAATTTTTATAGAATAGAATAGAATAACATAGAAATGAAACAATTTGCAGAAAAATTACATCGAATAAACAGGTTAATATGGAAAAAATGGGGGTAGAATCTTGAGGCCTACATGGGATGAATATTTTATGGAAATTGTTGAGTTAATCAAAACCAGGTCAACATGTCTAAGGAGGCAAGTGGGAGCTTTAATTGTAAAAGACAAGCGTATACTCGCTACCGGTTATAACGGAGCTCCCATGGGTTGTAAACATTGTACACAAATAGGCTGTCTCAGGCAGGAATTGGATATTCCTTCAGGGCAGAGGCATGAGCTGTGCAGAGGTATCCATGCCGAGCAAAACGCCATAATACAAGCGGCATATTCAGGAGTAAGCGTGAAGGGTGGAACACTTTATGTTACCACACAGCCATGTGTATTATGTGCTAAAATGATAATCAATGCAGGAATAAAAAAAATTGTTTTTAAAGGTGATTATCCCGACGAATTGGCAATGTCGCTTTTAAGGGAAGCAGAAATACGGGTAGTAAAGTTTGAACCACCATTAAGTTTTGTGCAGGATTAATTGGAATTATTTATGAAATATTGAAGTATTAATTAGGTATTTATTATTTTGTAACGGAAATACTTATTTATGTGATATGTTATATAATATATTACGATGTGATATATTGTGATATATTAACTTTATTATTGGGTTTTATATAAAATAAGCATTTTACAAAAGAAGGTGTGATATCATTATGAATATGATTTATGAATACATTATATCCTTTGCAGTAGCTTTTATTGTATCTTTTTCGGCTACACCAATAGTCAGAAAAATAGCAATTAAGCTGAAGGCTATCGATATCCCAAAGGATAGTAGGCGGTTGCATAAAAAGCCTATCGCCTTAATGGGTGGATTGGCTATTGTATGCGGTTTTGTTATCTCGGTATTATTCACCATCCTTAGTTCACTTTTGACAGGAAATCAATGGCTGGAGTCTTTCCGGGATATTGTAGGATTACTTGCAGGAATAACAATCATTGTCATGGTAGGCGCTATTGATGATATTAAACCCTTGAATGCTAAAGTAAGACTCTTATTTCAACTTTTAGCTACCCTTGCAGTAATGTTTATATCAGATACAAGAATTGAACGTGTAACCAACCCATTTTCCCCGGTAGGAGTTACAGAGTTAAGTCCTTATGTGTCCTATCCTCTTACCATTTTGTGGATAATCGGTATAACCAATGCCCTTAACCTGATAGATGGACTTGACGGCCTTGCAGCTGGAGTAGCATCAATATCTTCGCTAACCTTGTTTTTCGTATCACTGCTTACACCGGTAGTAGGCCCGTTTTCTTCAATTATCACCGCTGCACTTGCAGGAGCAACCTTAGGATTTCTTCCTTTTAATTTTAATCCTGCAAAAATATTTATGGGTAGTACGGGTGCATATTTTCTTGGTTTCACCCTCGGAGTAGTATCTATAGAAGGTATGTTTAAGTCTTATACGGCAATTTCCATAGCTATACCTATACTCGCCCTGGGATTACCCTTATTTGATACAATATTTGCAATATTC
The sequence above is drawn from the Bacillota bacterium genome and encodes:
- a CDS encoding cytidine deaminase; translated protein: MRPTWDEYFMEIVELIKTRSTCLRRQVGALIVKDKRILATGYNGAPMGCKHCTQIGCLRQELDIPSGQRHELCRGIHAEQNAIIQAAYSGVSVKGGTLYVTTQPCVLCAKMIINAGIKKIVFKGDYPDELAMSLLREAEIRVVKFEPPLSFVQD
- the prfA gene encoding peptide chain release factor 1, whose translation is MFGNLQNAEYRYEEINHKLSDPSIINNHEEYRKLLKEHSDLEPIVFKYREYKKVNKDISEAKELLRQKLDKDFHDMVLSELEEAQLKLEQIEMELKILLLPKDPNDERSVIMEIRAGAGGEEAALFAGVLFRMYSRYAERNHWKIEVLDSNPTELGGFKEIVFSIEAKGAFSRLKYESGVHRVQRVPTTESSGRIHTSTVTVAVLPEVDEVEVDINPADLEIDTFRAGGAGGQHINKTDSAIRITHKPTGIVVTCQDERSQHKNKEKAMKVLRSKLYKIAQLEQEAEVAQARKSQVGTGERSERVRTYNYPQGRVTDHRIGLTLYRLEEILDGDLEEIIDALITTDQAKKLAEGVLNEE
- a CDS encoding threonylcarbamoyl-AMP synthase, whose amino-acid sequence is MKTEVVKIDVNNIEKDKLIYAAEIIKNGGLVAFPTETVYGLGANALNSEAVKKIFKAKGRPLDNPLIVHIADIKSIDKLVVEMPCGVQKLIDKFWPGPLTLVFKKSPVIPDEITAGLDTIAIRMPSHPIALALIKEAGLPIAAPSANSSGRPSPTLASHVLEDLSGKINLIIDGGSTHVGLESTVLDTTSFPPSILRPGGVTLEQLREVLGEVELDPDLVSKENLISEGNNNNATPKSPGVKYKHYSPKAKLVIVEGELDKVVNKINKLIIGYEKEGIRVGVLATDQTKNFYRSPVVISMGDRNHPDIIASNLFNCFREFDHLNIQVIFAEAIDKTGIGLAVMNRMNKAAGYNIIRL
- the rpiB gene encoding ribose 5-phosphate isomerase B, coding for MIAIGSDHAGYELKKEIIDYLVQKGYEVKDFGTNCKETSVDYPDFGLAVAEAVKNGECEKGIVICGTGIGISISANKVPGIRAALCTDSYMAKMSREHNNANILALGSRVLGVGLALDIVDTWLKTEFVKDRHKRRVDKIIEIEKNFYRIE
- a CDS encoding ZIP family metal transporter, whose protein sequence is MAYLAKITLFGLISGITGTGIGALMALAINRINNRLLSFILEFSGGLMTAVVCFELIPEALELSGTITTFTGIFSGIIAIMLIENYIKQSDFFKKSRGNSNLLKTGVLMAIGIALHNFPEGFAVGSGFQASLRLGATVTLVIVIHDIPEGIAMALPMRSGGFTKARTFFYTLLSGIPMGIGALLGALLGGISTDFIAACLGFAAGAMLYIVFVELVPESKKIYLGRLSSIGNVLGIVCGIMISIYN
- a CDS encoding ATPase; translation: MVKGHIKRVFPGGNTSQGFYSYYDYILGQEEASRIFVLKGGPGVGKSTFMRSIGMEMVNRGYDVEFMHCSSDNNSLDGVVIPALKVALVDGTAPHIVDPKNPGAVDEIIHLGDFWDYKGIRENREAILKDNMEVRRLFDRAYRYIKAAACFYEDNAVIYGWAMDAAQVNILAKRWSDEIFAGNDITDKEGKQRHLFASAITPDGVKNYLDTVLTTKRIYAVKGYPGTGTEKLLEKIRHAALERGFYTESYYCALHPQKIEHLLIPEADVSFTTVNDYHDVNVEKFSEINLNQFLDKLVLEKYSDVLEFNMSQFNFLLQKAVETIKMAKAVHDRIEKHYIGNMDFEAKKRCMEATLAEILEEASPKY
- a CDS encoding low molecular weight protein arginine phosphatase encodes the protein MKKILFVCTGNTCRSIMAEGFFNEAVENDPLLSKHFTASSAGIMAINGNSASPNSIQSLKEDWGIDISSHKARLIKYEDIKNAYLVLTMTRNHKDAITRLFPDIKPRVYTLKEYAEGKNTKEYFGKDIADDYDFTLDILDPYGMSIQVYRQCAGDIKEAIDKLIQRLKQEIET
- a CDS encoding undecaprenyl/decaprenyl-phosphate alpha-N-acetylglucosaminyl 1-phosphate transferase; the encoded protein is MIYEYIISFAVAFIVSFSATPIVRKIAIKLKAIDIPKDSRRLHKKPIALMGGLAIVCGFVISVLFTILSSLLTGNQWLESFRDIVGLLAGITIIVMVGAIDDIKPLNAKVRLLFQLLATLAVMFISDTRIERVTNPFSPVGVTELSPYVSYPLTILWIIGITNALNLIDGLDGLAAGVASISSLTLFFVSLLTPVVGPFSSIITAALAGATLGFLPFNFNPAKIFMGSTGAYFLGFTLGVVSIEGMFKSYTAISIAIPILALGLPLFDTIFAIFRRLINGKPVMCADRGHLHHRLIDMGLSQKQSVIILYIASAALGLCAVVLTDKGALSAIILLLLVSAFIIAGARYMVGLTNNNDDIDLESLNSKNPLEDKKEATANTINKGTEKSNSMTMKVLKKADNR